The Vicinamibacterales bacterium genome contains the following window.
GTGGAGCGCGCGGTCCGGAACAGCAGCAAAAACCGGGATACGGTGCTTGATCCCTTCGGCGGATCGGGATCGACGCTGATTGCCTGCGAGAGGTCCGGCCGCCAGGCGCGCGTAATTGAACTTGAACCGAAGTACTGCGACGTCATCGTCCGGCGCTTCCAGGAGTATGCCGGCAAAACCGCGACGCTGGAAACCGATGGCCGGGACTTTGCCGACGTTGCGGCGGAGCGCTTGGGAGTGGCCACATGAATCGAACGCTGCCACCGGGAGTTGGCCCAGATCGAAGCGGAGATCCGATCCGGCAATCCCGACATCCAGGGCCTCTGCCTGGCACTGTCGGACTGGTCCGCCGAGTTACGCATCCTTAAGAACCTCCCATGGAAAACCACGTTCTACTTCAAGTCCTGATCGCCGCCATCGGTCTGGTGTCCGGTCTGATCGGCGCGTATGTCAGCCTGCAGAATCGTGCGCTGCTGGCGGAGGTGCGCCGCGAGCTTGCTGAGTTGGAGAACCGCATCATCACGCGCATTAACGGAACGTACGTGAGGCGGGGCGAATGTGAGCTCCGCGAGGAGCTCGTTCACGAAAGGCTCACGGCAATCGCCGACGAGGTGAGGAACAGAAACGCCGCCGGTTCGTAAGGCCGGCGGCGGTAGCGCGCTGGAGTTGTTACTGGCTCACGCGGTAGGCG
Protein-coding sequences here:
- a CDS encoding site-specific DNA-methyltransferase, with protein sequence DYQRQYEPILYGWKEGTDHFWCGARDQGDVWLVKKPVSNDLHPTMKPVELVERAVRNSSKNRDTVLDPFGGSGSTLIACERSGRQARVIELEPKYCDVIVRRFQEYAGKTATLETDGRDFADVAAERLGVAT